One Candidatus Sulfurimonas baltica DNA segment encodes these proteins:
- a CDS encoding helical backbone metal receptor, protein MSIKTIFIALLFVLSLGANERIVSLSPSITEIVYALEKGDKLVATSDYSLYPEEAKKLQIIGGYSNPNIEKILSFSPTLVVGQEHNGATMQKLQYFKIKTLMLNLKTIESIKKSIALIDKEIHGSSPRMTNDIDSKETHSNENHIRHSQLDWESTKLIKNIDNAIKDAPKNKKPHSVMIVYGLHEDLRNGIYIAGHDIFFDDIISTCGNTNAYTSDTTSQPVLNYENVIALNPEQIIILYSKATDSHVDVKKALQAWHSLPTNASKNKRISIVDESYTHIPSHRVALTISRLCREMNF, encoded by the coding sequence GTGAGTATAAAAACAATATTTATTGCACTCCTTTTTGTACTCTCTCTTGGTGCTAATGAGAGGATAGTCTCTCTTAGCCCATCAATAACCGAAATTGTCTATGCTCTTGAAAAAGGTGACAAGCTTGTTGCTACGAGTGATTATTCCCTCTATCCGGAGGAGGCGAAAAAACTTCAGATTATCGGCGGATACAGCAATCCGAATATAGAAAAGATTCTCTCTTTCTCTCCTACCCTTGTTGTTGGGCAGGAACACAATGGGGCTACTATGCAAAAGCTTCAATACTTTAAAATAAAAACACTGATGCTAAATCTAAAAACTATAGAGTCAATAAAAAAATCTATTGCCCTTATAGACAAAGAGATTCACGGGTCAAGCCCGAGAATGACGAATGATATTGATTCCAAAGAGACTCATTCCAATGAGAATCACATTCGTCATTCTCAGCTTGACTGGGAATCTACTAAACTTATTAAAAACATAGACAACGCAATAAAAGATGCACCTAAAAACAAAAAACCTCACAGCGTAATGATAGTTTACGGACTTCATGAAGATTTGAGAAACGGCATTTACATCGCTGGTCACGACATATTTTTTGACGATATAATCTCTACATGTGGAAATACAAACGCTTACACAAGCGATACAACTTCTCAACCTGTTTTAAACTATGAAAACGTAATCGCACTTAATCCTGAGCAGATAATAATACTTTATTCTAAAGCTACAGACTCACATGTGGATGTGAAAAAAGCTCTACAAGCTTGGCACTCACTTCCGACAAATGCTTCAAAAAACAAACGAATCTCTATAGTAGACGAGAGCTATACGCACATCCCTTCACACAGGGTTGCACTTACTATCTCAAGGCTTTGCAGGGAGATGAATTTCTAA
- a CDS encoding TonB-dependent receptor plug domain-containing protein — protein MYKKKILLSILASSILVAQEIELKQITVTSATTTTQSIEDVTSNLNVITAKEIEEKRYTTVVQALNSISGISFTSNGPIGQTSSVYLRGLSSKRTLVLIDGIRYNDLTGLSGAPFGDLMIGDIEQIEVIKGAQSGIWGADATAGVINIITKSAEKGAHASINVEYGSFSTKKYGVLASYKTDAYYIKASAQKIDSNGFSSLVPNGDDIDMYEDDGYKNTTSNIKLGFNFDENNKVDLSHTLIYSKVESDPFATPNGIENSITKDSFSQVNLNHKNDFTELDVYAKLSIFNRDYPQGWTKEFDGEVKEYGIKSNTAYNDDDFVVLGIDYKTFEHKNDLQEKYNNKAIFLTNSNEFTLLGGRTVLSESMRLDAYDKFDNKTTGKVGIKHFCKNIDGLVTSANIGSSYNVPTLYNLNDPTYGNKNLTPENTLSYDLSAEYKAFKITYFNSKTKDMIDFDLNTWKYFNATGETKIQGFEIEYNTKINEDISLTSNYTLLDAKNSDDKRLQRRPKNSLKLALDYYGVKDLHVGINGEYIGERHSSDDKQGTQTGKYTVVNFVTNYDINNNFSVYAKIDNLFDKYYQVVDGYATAPLSAYVGVNAKF, from the coding sequence ATGTACAAAAAAAAGATACTATTATCAATACTTGCTTCAAGTATATTAGTTGCTCAAGAAATTGAGCTAAAACAAATCACAGTAACGAGTGCAACAACAACTACACAGTCTATAGAAGATGTCACATCCAATCTAAATGTTATAACCGCTAAAGAGATTGAAGAAAAACGCTATACGACGGTAGTTCAGGCATTAAACAGCATATCAGGTATTAGCTTCACAAGTAATGGTCCTATTGGACAAACATCTTCTGTATATTTACGTGGACTAAGCTCAAAAAGAACACTTGTTCTCATTGATGGTATCAGATACAACGATTTAACAGGTCTAAGCGGTGCTCCTTTTGGAGATTTGATGATAGGAGATATTGAGCAGATTGAGGTTATAAAAGGTGCTCAATCTGGTATTTGGGGAGCTGATGCAACTGCAGGTGTTATTAACATCATAACAAAAAGTGCAGAAAAAGGTGCTCATGCTTCGATAAATGTTGAGTATGGAAGTTTTAGCACAAAGAAGTATGGTGTTTTAGCCTCATACAAAACAGACGCTTACTACATAAAAGCCAGTGCACAAAAGATTGACTCAAACGGTTTTAGCTCACTGGTTCCAAACGGTGATGATATTGACATGTATGAAGATGACGGCTATAAAAACACAACTTCAAATATCAAACTTGGGTTTAATTTTGACGAAAACAACAAAGTAGATTTATCTCACACACTTATATACTCAAAGGTAGAGTCTGATCCTTTTGCAACTCCTAACGGTATTGAAAATTCAATCACAAAGGATAGTTTTAGCCAAGTAAACTTAAATCACAAAAACGATTTTACAGAGCTAGACGTTTATGCAAAACTTTCAATATTTAACAGAGATTATCCACAAGGATGGACAAAAGAGTTTGATGGAGAAGTAAAAGAGTATGGGATAAAGTCTAATACAGCATATAATGATGATGACTTTGTAGTTTTAGGTATAGACTACAAAACATTTGAGCATAAAAATGACTTGCAAGAAAAGTATAACAATAAGGCTATTTTCCTTACAAACTCTAATGAGTTCACTCTTTTAGGTGGGAGAACTGTTCTAAGTGAATCTATGCGATTGGATGCTTATGACAAATTTGATAATAAGACTACAGGTAAAGTAGGTATAAAACATTTTTGCAAAAATATAGACGGCTTAGTAACAAGTGCAAATATTGGTTCATCTTATAATGTGCCAACTCTGTATAATCTCAATGATCCAACTTACGGAAATAAAAACCTGACACCTGAAAATACACTAAGTTATGATTTAAGTGCAGAGTATAAAGCATTTAAAATCACTTATTTTAACTCTAAAACAAAAGATATGATTGATTTTGATTTGAATACTTGGAAGTATTTTAATGCCACAGGAGAGACTAAAATCCAAGGTTTTGAAATAGAGTACAATACTAAAATCAATGAAGATATCTCACTGACATCAAACTATACTTTGCTCGATGCCAAAAACAGTGATGATAAGAGACTTCAAAGAAGACCAAAAAACTCTCTTAAACTTGCACTCGATTATTATGGTGTTAAAGACTTACATGTAGGAATCAACGGTGAGTATATCGGTGAGAGACACAGCAGTGATGACAAGCAAGGCACACAAACAGGGAAATACACAGTTGTAAACTTTGTAACTAACTATGACATCAACAATAACTTTTCTGTATATGCTAAAATAGACAATCTGTTTGACAAATACTACCAAGTAGTAGACGGTTATGCAACTGCACCACTTAGTGCTTATGTCGGTGTGAATGCTAAATTTTAA
- a CDS encoding condensin complex protein MksE — MTSKLDKQLTAKIFNHLKDGKFLSQNTPDKNEKKLYTYVENNSDEIIELFLYLDIDLKIKNGYCYFASLDNKEQKIQSIYELIDLLSFFYNFNPIFGVGFKFSINDIEERVKDDITLKVKLDRIKSLSGDTLRANLLSLTSKLEKRGFLTLEDEYLQRYIVLNSCDYLIDFFNKIEIKE, encoded by the coding sequence ATGACAAGCAAATTAGATAAGCAGTTAACAGCAAAAATTTTCAACCATCTAAAAGACGGTAAATTTTTATCTCAAAACACACCAGATAAAAATGAAAAAAAATTATACACTTATGTGGAAAATAATAGTGATGAGATTATAGAACTGTTTCTTTATCTAGATATAGATTTAAAAATCAAAAATGGTTACTGCTACTTCGCTTCACTAGATAACAAGGAACAAAAAATCCAATCAATTTACGAACTAATTGATTTGCTTAGTTTTTTTTATAATTTCAATCCTATATTTGGCGTTGGTTTTAAGTTTAGTATCAACGATATCGAAGAGAGAGTAAAAGATGATATTACCCTAAAAGTAAAATTGGATAGAATCAAAAGTTTAAGCGGAGACACACTAAGAGCAAACTTATTGTCTCTAACGTCCAAGCTCGAAAAAAGAGGTTTTTTAACTCTTGAAGATGAGTATTTGCAAAGATATATAGTGTTAAACAGTTGTGATTATTTAATAGATTTTTTTAATAAAATAGAGATAAAGGAGTAG
- a CDS encoding ABC transporter ATP-binding protein, whose product MIELKNLTCRYDSKLILDDINIKITNHLSVLGSNGSGKSTLAKAICNLVDFDGLVELESKNIKEFSLLDKAKTISYIPAKLELYDTFITAEEFVLLGRFAYKKSFFEYSTKDKNITKQTLEFLKIAHLKEHTISSLSSGEQQLVLVAQALAQQSKIIIFDEPTANLDPHNSKIIAEHIKGLKDYHQVILITHDLNLASYIDSPVLFIKDAEAKLYEEGFFNNSTLEELYGVEFESLAVKYD is encoded by the coding sequence ATGATTGAGTTAAAAAACCTTACATGTAGATATGACTCTAAACTAATTTTGGATGATATAAATATAAAAATCACCAATCATCTAAGTGTTCTTGGATCGAATGGCTCTGGTAAAAGTACTCTTGCAAAAGCAATATGCAATCTCGTAGATTTTGATGGTTTAGTGGAGTTAGAGTCTAAAAACATAAAAGAGTTCTCACTTTTAGATAAAGCTAAAACCATCTCTTACATCCCTGCAAAACTCGAACTCTATGACACATTTATAACCGCAGAGGAGTTTGTTCTGCTTGGGCGATTTGCTTATAAAAAAAGCTTTTTTGAGTACTCGACTAAAGACAAAAATATTACAAAACAGACTTTGGAGTTTTTAAAGATAGCGCATCTAAAAGAGCACACCATCAGCTCACTCAGTTCAGGAGAACAGCAACTCGTTTTAGTTGCTCAGGCACTTGCACAACAGAGTAAAATAATCATCTTTGATGAGCCGACAGCAAACCTTGACCCTCATAACTCTAAAATCATTGCCGAGCATATAAAAGGGCTAAAGGATTACCATCAAGTTATACTTATTACACACGATTTAAACCTTGCTTCTTATATTGACAGCCCTGTTCTTTTTATAAAAGATGCAGAGGCAAAACTCTACGAAGAGGGCTTTTTCAACAACTCCACTTTAGAAGAGTTATATGGAGTTGAGTTTGAGTCTTTGGCGGTTAAGTATGACTAA
- a CDS encoding FecCD family ABC transporter permease, protein MTKFILWLLLFAILILSPFIGAVSLHVENIFDPNHLSSTIFFDLRVPRVLFAFFAGVILSLSGLLFQTLFRNALMTPYTLGISSGAVLGAGIAIKLGLGSLLFGITAISLFGFAGAIFTVLLLIYLSQFLKSSHQESLLLLGIALSLFYTSALMIVFYLGDAMQNDMLIRYTMGSLSVIGWSHPATLGVIAFLLTAIIYMYRFELQLLGISDESASLKGVNTKKITLMLLVASSFAIGTLVSISGPIGFVGLIVPHIVSKIYPSTINKRILKTALFGGLFLVFCDTITRSLQTQSELPIGIVTALIGGPFFIYLIISKSKK, encoded by the coding sequence ATGACTAAGTTTATTCTCTGGCTTCTTCTTTTTGCCATCTTAATCCTCTCCCCTTTTATAGGTGCAGTATCTCTACATGTAGAAAATATATTTGACCCGAATCATCTAAGTTCTACTATCTTTTTTGACTTGCGAGTGCCGAGGGTTTTGTTTGCATTTTTTGCGGGAGTTATCCTCTCTCTTAGCGGACTTTTGTTTCAGACTCTTTTTCGTAATGCCCTTATGACTCCTTACACTTTGGGTATCTCAAGCGGTGCAGTGTTAGGCGCTGGAATTGCCATAAAACTAGGGCTTGGAAGCTTGTTGTTTGGTATAACAGCCATCAGTTTGTTTGGCTTTGCAGGGGCTATTTTTACAGTTCTTCTGCTTATCTATCTCTCACAATTTTTAAAAAGTTCTCATCAAGAGTCGCTCCTACTTTTAGGTATCGCCCTCTCTCTTTTTTACACCTCGGCACTAATGATTGTTTTTTATCTCGGCGACGCCATGCAAAACGATATGCTAATTCGTTACACCATGGGTTCACTCTCTGTTATAGGATGGAGCCACCCTGCTACTCTTGGAGTTATCGCATTTTTACTCACTGCAATTATCTACATGTACCGCTTTGAGCTTCAACTTTTAGGAATATCAGACGAGTCTGCCTCTCTTAAGGGTGTCAATACAAAAAAGATTACCCTAATGCTTCTAGTTGCCTCCTCTTTTGCAATAGGAACGCTTGTTAGTATTAGCGGTCCTATCGGCTTTGTAGGGCTTATAGTTCCACATATTGTCTCAAAAATCTACCCAAGCACAATAAACAAACGCATACTAAAAACGGCTCTTTTTGGTGGACTTTTTTTAGTTTTTTGCGATACCATAACAAGAAGTTTA
- a CDS encoding NFACT family protein, which translates to MKLSHLKQIITYLQKFQKISAIYRVSDTVIKVAFDRDDEIYFDMQRSNSKMFRCPSYARSKVYNAPFDVLLAKRFNRSNILHVELVNGDKIVRFKTSVASAYKEEITYLQFEFTGKYTNVIILDENDVVLEALRHVDLFSSFREVRVGQKLLDVPVAPFVAKEYPLDDVEQFLNDEYAQDIEEKLSSLKKQKVSFLNKKLKKLEKLYASLDDEAKLQAEVENCQHYGNLVLANMHNINPYQRVLHVDDYEGKSVEIELHKEFSSVSQMANSLFTRSKKAKQKVLHLYIEKESLSSKIEHIKLFIHTVQEAKDIAKIQLLFPKNVQAKKVKVNESIEVFWIEGYKVQLGKNEKGNVELLQNARAKDIWIHLKDRPSAHVIITTDKQNLPMHIIESAARLCVDFTTIQKDRFLVDYTPRREVTIQNGANVLYNKYKTIEIDTR; encoded by the coding sequence ATGAAACTATCACATTTAAAACAAATAATTACCTACTTACAAAAATTTCAAAAGATATCTGCAATCTATAGAGTCAGTGACACTGTCATTAAAGTTGCATTTGACAGAGACGATGAAATCTACTTTGATATGCAACGTTCAAACTCTAAGATGTTTAGATGTCCTTCTTACGCACGTTCAAAGGTCTATAATGCGCCATTTGATGTCCTTTTGGCAAAGCGATTTAACCGCTCAAATATTCTACATGTAGAGCTTGTAAACGGCGATAAAATAGTGAGGTTTAAAACCTCTGTGGCTTCAGCATACAAAGAGGAGATTACTTATTTACAGTTTGAGTTTACGGGAAAATATACCAATGTTATTATCTTGGATGAAAATGATGTTGTTCTTGAAGCACTCCGACATGTAGATCTGTTTTCATCATTTCGCGAGGTTAGGGTAGGGCAGAAACTTTTAGATGTCCCTGTAGCCCCTTTTGTTGCAAAAGAGTACCCGCTTGACGATGTTGAGCAGTTTTTAAATGATGAGTATGCCCAAGATATTGAGGAGAAACTCTCCTCTCTCAAAAAGCAGAAAGTCTCATTTTTAAATAAAAAACTCAAAAAACTAGAGAAACTATATGCCTCGTTGGATGATGAAGCGAAACTTCAGGCGGAGGTTGAAAATTGCCAGCACTATGGAAATTTGGTTTTGGCAAATATGCATAATATTAATCCATATCAGAGAGTTCTACATGTAGATGATTATGAGGGTAAAAGTGTTGAGATAGAGTTGCACAAAGAGTTCTCTTCAGTCTCTCAAATGGCGAATTCACTCTTTACAAGAAGTAAAAAAGCAAAACAGAAAGTCTTACATCTTTACATAGAAAAAGAGTCGCTCAGCTCAAAAATAGAGCATATAAAACTTTTTATTCACACAGTTCAAGAGGCAAAAGATATAGCAAAAATCCAGCTTCTGTTTCCAAAAAACGTACAAGCTAAAAAAGTAAAAGTCAATGAAAGTATTGAAGTTTTTTGGATAGAGGGGTATAAAGTCCAGCTTGGTAAAAATGAAAAAGGGAATGTGGAACTGCTACAAAATGCAAGAGCAAAAGATATTTGGATTCATCTCAAAGATAGACCATCGGCTCATGTGATTATCACAACTGATAAGCAAAACCTCCCAATGCACATCATCGAGAGTGCCGCAAGACTCTGTGTTGATTTTACAACAATTCAAAAAGACAGGTTTTTGGTCGATTATACTCCTAGAAGAGAAGTGACTATTCAAAATGGTGCAAACGTGCTTTACAATAAGTACAAAACCATAGAGATAGACACTCGTTGA
- a CDS encoding ATP-binding protein: MDALEKVVLIKSAKYEYAEVDLDGNSLFIGANGAGKTTLLRAILYFYTADARTLGISSSKKISFSDYYFEYDNSYIVYVYKKNEKFVLVTAYKDVTVKFRFCLLDKLVNIQDIFVVNSAPIDSAKLWIKLKELGILSGVISSGSEYKKILYSKSHKLNYYTLFDAKEYDGFVKTLSNIFINSKVDSEAIKRVIVSSLQIDKKIDIEQIKRHLERFDTLYEDIFRFNKYDTQIKKIIKHIQDYEQTKSYMQDEFSCLVNSKKITLENIQELDKEISEAKVEKTLLDEKQKYENSLFTKRKDKLSNAIAVSRESIKKTEQIKAHYKEQKIDEKISSFSNLSNLESERQRVVSKKEFLTKEHQEIEQNHNNQIQKILNNFEAQKNLLQSTKLNLSIELETKKQILKTKESEETQRVKDSFENKTSNAKDEAHTLDLHLSKFDFELKNIKNRDYIFNDAQKLSQHLKTQKQLEYDISREKANLEAKDKELRITNESFLKQIEHKEQQQIHEKQIIDKDIDSLKKLISPDENSLSFKINANLGQSDKYIHFIKDEILTSDIDVHIKDDSRQIFALDFLDFKVPKNSLETKYEKLKISLEAMLKNYSIQIHEIKNTQKNFENKIYRDKRELIDKIKSFEIQLAGIKNKIITLKEQDSYKRVEFQTNKEKELETIQSNIDKLTKEKELLKQQIQELDSLKIKEISAKKSLFTKELNKLTVEYIKPLEELGLKQKSLEQEKEDATKEQEYLYKEILKNKNIDIQKLQILENKIAELASQIELINSYNVLIIEYKKDKSEYIDKEKENTRELKEATLKLDLLSDEHNQLNSIFTSQQEQIQTTLIQKTSDLTLKQNNIKRVDDFEKSSSFAEYLEWGIKYVSNDELQEIELILNKIDNLATTYRNLQNTIHKATLKVSDLYDNTLHIKTGSSPIDSAYNLQEFYEAKKIDEAKDFLVRNLNQIVKSIVDEYDTLLNSQGQIESLIKKISKLFESINIGVVDSLSLRYSISNNKIIDSFKSIKLENETNKFGYGINLFNDNNNSEVIIKLLKQLVDVIEIEAISKIEFEDSFLLEFRVVENGNDSKFVSSLDNIGSNGTDVLVKSMIYIAMLYILKEKTTKKELLLHVILDEIGILSQRYLKELIEFANAKGIYFVNGAPDEKLIGTYKRVSLISNIDNSSVVQELIVK, from the coding sequence TTGGATGCTTTAGAAAAAGTTGTACTTATAAAATCAGCAAAATATGAATATGCTGAAGTAGACCTTGATGGAAATTCTCTTTTCATAGGGGCAAATGGAGCTGGAAAGACTACACTTCTAAGAGCTATTTTATACTTTTATACAGCCGATGCGAGAACACTTGGAATAAGTAGCAGTAAAAAAATATCTTTTAGTGATTACTATTTTGAATACGATAATTCATATATTGTATATGTTTACAAAAAAAATGAAAAGTTTGTCTTGGTAACGGCATACAAAGATGTAACAGTGAAATTCAGGTTTTGCTTGCTTGATAAATTAGTAAATATACAAGATATTTTTGTTGTTAACAGCGCTCCAATAGATAGTGCTAAACTTTGGATAAAGCTCAAAGAACTTGGAATATTGAGCGGAGTTATTAGTAGCGGGAGTGAATACAAAAAGATACTCTACTCTAAATCTCACAAACTAAATTACTATACCCTTTTTGATGCAAAAGAGTATGATGGTTTTGTAAAAACGCTATCAAATATATTTATAAATTCCAAAGTTGATTCTGAAGCTATCAAAAGGGTAATAGTCTCATCTTTGCAGATAGATAAAAAAATAGATATTGAGCAGATAAAAAGACATCTTGAGAGGTTTGACACTCTTTATGAAGATATTTTTAGATTTAATAAGTATGATACCCAGATAAAAAAAATCATAAAACATATACAAGATTACGAACAAACAAAATCTTATATGCAAGATGAGTTTAGTTGCTTGGTAAACTCAAAAAAAATAACCTTAGAAAATATTCAAGAGCTAGATAAAGAGATTTCAGAGGCAAAAGTAGAGAAAACTCTTTTAGACGAAAAACAAAAGTATGAAAATAGTTTGTTTACAAAAAGAAAAGACAAACTAAGCAACGCTATCGCTGTCTCAAGAGAGAGCATTAAAAAAACGGAGCAAATAAAAGCTCACTATAAAGAGCAAAAGATTGATGAAAAAATATCTTCTTTTTCAAATCTTAGCAATCTTGAATCTGAGCGACAAAGAGTTGTATCAAAAAAAGAGTTCCTAACAAAAGAGCATCAAGAGATAGAGCAAAACCATAACAACCAAATTCAAAAGATACTAAATAATTTTGAAGCTCAAAAAAATCTTCTACAAAGCACTAAGCTAAACTTATCCATAGAACTAGAGACAAAAAAACAAATTTTAAAAACAAAAGAAAGTGAGGAGACTCAGCGCGTAAAAGATAGTTTTGAAAATAAAACTTCAAACGCCAAAGATGAAGCTCATACTTTAGATCTACATTTGAGTAAGTTTGATTTTGAGCTAAAAAATATAAAAAATAGAGATTATATTTTCAATGATGCGCAAAAATTATCACAACATCTGAAAACTCAAAAACAGTTAGAGTACGACATCTCAAGAGAAAAAGCAAACCTTGAAGCCAAAGATAAAGAGTTGAGAATAACAAACGAGTCATTTTTAAAGCAGATAGAACACAAAGAGCAGCAACAAATTCATGAAAAACAAATAATAGATAAAGATATTGACTCTTTAAAGAAACTAATATCACCAGATGAGAACTCTCTTAGCTTTAAAATAAATGCCAATCTAGGGCAAAGCGATAAATATATTCACTTTATTAAAGATGAGATTTTAACTAGTGATATTGATGTTCATATAAAAGATGATTCGAGACAAATATTTGCACTAGATTTTCTAGATTTTAAAGTACCAAAAAATAGCTTAGAAACAAAATATGAGAAGCTTAAGATATCTCTTGAAGCTATGTTGAAAAATTATTCAATACAGATTCATGAGATAAAAAACACTCAAAAGAACTTTGAAAATAAAATCTACAGAGACAAAAGAGAGCTAATAGATAAAATAAAATCTTTTGAGATACAACTAGCTGGCATTAAGAACAAAATCATCACCCTCAAAGAGCAAGACTCATACAAAAGAGTTGAGTTTCAGACAAATAAAGAAAAAGAGCTAGAAACTATACAATCCAATATAGATAAATTAACAAAAGAAAAAGAACTTTTAAAGCAGCAGATACAAGAGCTGGATAGTTTAAAAATAAAAGAGATTTCAGCAAAAAAATCACTCTTTACCAAAGAGCTGAATAAACTTACAGTTGAATATATAAAACCTCTAGAAGAGTTGGGGCTAAAACAAAAAAGTCTAGAGCAAGAGAAAGAAGATGCGACAAAAGAGCAAGAATATCTTTATAAAGAAATATTAAAAAATAAAAATATAGATATACAAAAACTACAGATATTAGAAAATAAAATAGCTGAACTAGCCTCCCAGATTGAACTAATCAACTCTTACAATGTACTTATAATAGAGTATAAAAAAGACAAGAGTGAATACATAGACAAAGAAAAAGAAAATACTAGGGAGCTAAAAGAGGCAACGCTTAAACTAGATCTTCTTAGTGATGAGCACAATCAGCTTAACTCTATATTTACAAGCCAACAAGAGCAGATACAAACTACTCTTATCCAAAAAACATCAGATCTAACTCTAAAACAAAACAATATTAAAAGAGTAGATGATTTTGAAAAAAGTTCTAGTTTCGCAGAATATTTAGAGTGGGGTATAAAATATGTTTCTAATGATGAGCTCCAAGAGATAGAGCTTATACTAAACAAGATAGACAATTTAGCAACAACTTATAGAAATTTACAAAACACGATACACAAAGCAACCCTAAAAGTTAGTGATTTGTATGATAACACTTTGCATATAAAAACAGGCTCTAGCCCTATTGATTCTGCATACAATTTACAAGAGTTTTACGAAGCAAAAAAGATAGATGAAGCTAAAGATTTTTTAGTTCGCAATCTAAATCAAATTGTAAAAAGTATAGTAGATGAGTATGATACGCTTTTAAACTCCCAAGGGCAGATTGAGTCTTTAATAAAAAAAATATCTAAACTGTTTGAGAGCATCAACATAGGAGTTGTAGATTCACTCTCGCTGAGATACTCTATAAGCAACAATAAAATTATAGATAGCTTCAAATCTATAAAACTTGAAAACGAAACAAATAAATTTGGATACGGCATCAATCTATTTAATGATAATAATAATTCAGAAGTTATAATAAAACTATTGAAACAGCTTGTAGATGTTATAGAGATAGAAGCGATAAGTAAAATAGAGTTTGAAGATAGTTTTCTTCTTGAATTTCGCGTAGTTGAAAATGGTAACGACAGTAAATTTGTAAGCTCTCTTGACAACATAGGTTCAAACGGAACAGATGTTTTAGTGAAAAGTATGATATATATAGCGATGCTTTATATTTTAAAAGAAAAAACAACAAAAAAAGAGCTTTTGTTACATGTAATCCTAGATGAGATTGGGATACTCTCACAAAGGTATCTAAAAGAGCTTATTGAGTTTGCAAATGCAAAGGGGATATATTTTGTAAATGGCGCCCCTGATGAAAAACTTATAGGAACATATAAAAGAGTTAGCTTAATAAGCAACATTGACAACAGCTCTGTTGTTCAGGAGTTGATTGTTAAATGA
- a CDS encoding DUF7281 domain-containing protein, producing MRHLSTLLKLKNEKVLNYSQLPKRLLKELLDDGLIEVKTVSANKKKVIAKDEFFTTYYNIEEIQNADTRAKLIHAHTDSKHKSLPPQDGLYINGNCSIEEVKLPLFSQSAIFLKELPNIDKSTLIIGVENFENLIYFEKQCNYFRNDNILFIFRNKKMLELFEKIENEIIYFGDFDLAGIHIYLNEIFPKNEKIKFFIPENIEQLLEKFGSRKLYASHLSRYTNMSSDNEQISELISLMHKHQKSLEQEYFLL from the coding sequence ATGAGACATTTGAGCACGCTCTTAAAACTAAAAAACGAAAAAGTTTTAAACTATTCGCAACTACCTAAGAGATTACTAAAAGAGTTGCTAGATGATGGGTTGATAGAAGTTAAAACAGTATCTGCAAACAAAAAAAAAGTTATTGCAAAAGATGAATTTTTTACTACCTACTACAACATAGAAGAGATTCAAAATGCTGATACTAGAGCAAAGCTAATACATGCACATACGGACTCAAAGCATAAAAGTCTTCCACCTCAAGATGGCTTATATATAAATGGTAACTGCTCTATTGAAGAGGTTAAACTTCCGCTATTTAGCCAAAGTGCAATTTTTTTAAAAGAGCTTCCAAATATAGATAAAAGCACCTTAATTATAGGTGTTGAGAACTTTGAGAATTTAATCTATTTTGAAAAACAGTGTAACTATTTTAGAAATGACAATATATTATTTATTTTTAGAAATAAGAAGATGTTGGAGCTATTTGAGAAAATTGAAAATGAGATTATCTATTTTGGAGATTTTGATTTAGCAGGAATTCATATATATTTGAATGAGATTTTTCCTAAAAATGAAAAGATAAAGTTTTTCATACCAGAAAATATTGAACAGCTTTTAGAAAAATTTGGCTCTAGAAAACTTTATGCAAGTCACCTAAGCAGATATACCAATATGTCATCTGATAATGAACAGATAAGTGAGTTAATCTCTCTTATGCATAAACACCAAAAATCTTTAGAACAAGAGTATTTTTTATTATGA